ctggactccaacgcggcgaccgcccggccaaggtgcggcggcccgccggagaaaggcggcgaatccgaccagccctagatttgatccaagatttaccaaattttgaagatcttttccttttatgatgaggaataatcttcccctataaataggacctcaagcttcatcaaaaaagagttttttttccgacacacaacaagaacacattcatagagatcaaaagctagagtacttcaattgtgcaaggagttgaagaaggatttcaagaacatcaagaacgacaaggattcaacctacgggttttatttgctttagttttatgttcaaattgctttcccttcaatctatgtttttagtttattcagtcatgtgtaactaaacttataggattctagggatgtgttagtagcaactttggttatacaattccgttttctatttaatatccgttttgtttttactttgtttcttccctaagttaatcatgatgcttcataattgagtgacacaattatgtatgattcaatacaacttgcttcataactgtgacagagttctagcgagttagatccacttagtagatactacagttagcttcctttaaaacggcactgttaattgagagtgaggacttttcaagggtcttaggagctttttggagttacgtgttaggattgacaaccctaatgttagtaatcaacgtttgtatcgcatgagcataagctaggtgactcgtcctttcaaagtattaactgtgctagggtattgtagtttggaatttgtataaccataaaagtgaacgcacatccctggaattccccttatctctatacttttctctccgtgatttgcttgtttttagttgtttactgtttttaatatttactgttttcaaaaagtttccaataattcttgtttctccagatagtaattgagttctagtagaagatagacactttgtgtacatcttccccgtgttcgatacccggtactaaccttttgctatactatacctactctgtatacttgcaggtatttatagtgcaaataaaaaggcCATCAAGTCCGTCCCTATAAAGTATGAACATTCTAATTTGAAAACACTTTTCTCTGTAATGAGGTGtgactcattttccactaactcttttactttaccaattatgaattaaaacccgtgtcgaaccaaatgtaaatattttttaggaacgaagagagtaataaatagttaaagtagatatatagtaaattaaaaatgagaataatgtaaaacattgtcttaactacattattcttaattatacatctactttaactatttattataatatttttttaaaatgagtgaaaaaaaataacttttaactttcttgagatagagagagtattagtaTTTACTTGGAAGTAACAATAAGAAATTTAGTATATAtgaagtaattatttttttaatttagaagttgaaattatttaaacattaaaataattgaaagagaatgactttattatttcatttgataACATTAAAAAGTTAAGTATATTAGTTGTTTCTATATCttggaattttaaaaaagtatccaatagtactaaaataatttttatgtgaatgagatgattattttattcaatgatgatactaagaaattaagtggAATGAAAAAATATCCTCGTTCTAGTTATGGgaagaaaaaattgtgtaCCTAGTGTATATTATCTATACGATATATTACGAAGATATAGTAAATGAGTAAATGCTGACTATGGAAAACTTAATATCTCATAAATGATTATAGAAGGgtatataattatgtactaATACTTTGAATTAACTAATcatcataaatttattgtaaacataaaatatctaaaatgttatatactataatttttttatttattattatattaataatagttgCATTTCATGTatcaatttatattgttttgatGATGGTAATTACTTTCTCATTACCATCATCATATTTTCATACTGCATATAAACATGTAGTCAGtcccaaaattaataatctatCCGTCAGCCAGTACTAAGCGGAAGTTGATCCAcgcggattttaagaaatataatatagagtatgaattgaaaaagttagtcaAATGTGAGTAAGCACAAGTTGATCCAcgcggattttaagaaatataatatatagcgtggattgaaaaagttagtaaaatatgagttatattttttattttagttttatactcccttaGTCTGAGTTTAAGTGAACATTTCTAATTCGACACAAAATTTtctgtagtgttgttttgtgagtaaagtagagagaataaagtaataaagaaggaaaaaaaagtagatagGTGATGTTTCTGTAAATGTGTCATTTACAGTGTGacattccaaaaagaaaaaatatgtcacttatagtgggaagGAGAAAGTAATAAAGTGTGAGTGATATACAGGTTCCATACAAGTATTAACAGAcggaacaaaaaaaaaatagtactccctccgtcctccataatttgtcaccatttgatccggcagggttttaagaaatgtaatagaatgtgaattgaaaaagttagtggcatgtgggtcctacttttattactccatattgtatccagtattccattttagtccatcccacataattttactcatttcacttttaccatttttggtagcgGACCCTATATTcacctaactcattcctactcacattttattataaaatcaatactttaaaagtaggacccacatcccaccaactttttcaacttactttctattatattttttaaaactcgtgtcaagtcaaactgtgtaaaattatgtgggacggagggagtagttttataataaaatgtgagtgagaatgagttagtggaatatgaggtccactaccacaAATGGTAAAGATAAAAGGcgataaatttttaggaacggacgaaaaaggaaatatgtgacaaattttcagggacggagagagtaacaAGGAATGGCGGgcgaacggaggaagtagggtaattattttcaatttttctaagATCACTCTCTATAGCACCAGTAACATCTTGGTGGGCCACGCTAAGGTTATCGAATAGCGCTGTTTCAGTCAATGCCATTGACTAGTTCCAAGTATTCGGCTCCACTTTTTCTCTTATACAATTCCTATACATTAGAGAAGATAAATGCCCAACATTCTAAACAAGCTCATCCTTACTATAACGATGATGTCCCGCGTTCTTTACTTGTTCATCCTCATCTCTATTTATTCAACAATCCAAATTACCGGCGCCTCCACAGCTGCATACAACGCCACAGAACTAATCCTCCTAAGCTGTGGCGCATCAACCGTCACAAACGACACCAGCCACCGGAGTTGGGACAGCGATGAAGCTTCAAAATACATGCCGTCAAACGCTACCTCCATATCTTCAGCTTCTGATGCTTCCACTATGGAACCTTCGGTTTTTGCATTCCCTTACAAGACTGCTCGTATTTTCCACTCCCCTTTCACGTACACTTTTCCCCTCACCAGAGGCCAAAAATTCCTTCGCCTTTACTGGTACCCCAACGTTTATTCCGACGTCGACACTCGTCAATCTTTATTCTCTGTCAAAACAAATTCCTTCACCCTGTTTAGTAACTTCAGTGCTTTCCTTTATTCCAAGAATTTAAGCCAATCTTCTTTTATGATGGAATTCATCGTTAACATTGGAGCAACTCTAAGACTGGATTTGACCTTCACCCCCAATCCAGAATCTTCTGCTTTTGTAAACGGAATTGAAATTGTTTCCATGCCTGATAAACTCTACCTTTCGGAAGAAGGCGTGGAAATCAAATATGTGGATCGATCGTTTTATCTTGACAGCAACACTGCTTTGGAAAATCTGTACAGGCTGGATGTGGGCGGCGCCATTACTATTGCGATAGAAGAAGATAGTGGGCCCACTCGCGGCATGTTTCGGAGATGGAGTCCTGATGATGACTACGTAGTCTATGGTGATAGGGGGTACAAGCGGAACAAAGAGGAACCTGTGATCAACTACACCAGCAAAACTCCTCCCTATACTGCGCCGCCTCAAGTATACATATCTGCTAGAACAATGACCAACATCAGCTTAAGTTTAGAGTGGGGTTTTCCGGTTGATTCTGGATTCTACTATCTGCTCCGCTTCCACTTTTGTGATTTTGTGTTCCGTAAGGCAGACGACTTATCGttctcaataaaaatcaataatcagaCTGCTGATATTGATGTTGATGTCATCTCCTCGGCCGGCGGCCCTAATATTCCCATCTTCAGAGATTACATAACATGGATTCCTGATGATGGAAATCGTGGAAAGCAAGACTTGCGGCTATCTTTGGTGCCTTACATTAAGCCAGGAACAGGATATCGTAGCTCTTTGCTAAATGGTTTGGAAATTTTCAAACTCAATGATACGAAAGGAAGTTTTGCAGCATCCAATCCTGAACTCAAGATCGAGTCTCCCCCAGGGTCAGTAGCGGGGAACACGCTGCCGAAGAAGAAAGCCCGTGTTGTAACTTACACTATGGTGGGGAGTATTATCGGCGTAGTTGTCGTGGTTGCAGCTATGATTTTTCTGATTCTCCGGCGTCAGTGGAAAGTGAAGAACTCGGCCACGAGCGTCACCAAGTCAAAGTGGTTTCCACTTTCCACATCTACTGTAAGAACTAGCAGGTCAGGCGTCTCCCTGCCTTCAGATATATGCAGATACTTCTCCATCGACGAGATCAAAACAGCCACTCGCAAC
The genomic region above belongs to Salvia hispanica cultivar TCC Black 2014 chromosome 3, UniMelb_Shisp_WGS_1.0, whole genome shotgun sequence and contains:
- the LOC125212109 gene encoding receptor-like protein kinase FERONIA, whose protein sequence is MMSRVLYLFILISIYSTIQITGASTAAYNATELILLSCGASTVTNDTSHRSWDSDEASKYMPSNATSISSASDASTMEPSVFAFPYKTARIFHSPFTYTFPLTRGQKFLRLYWYPNVYSDVDTRQSLFSVKTNSFTLFSNFSAFLYSKNLSQSSFMMEFIVNIGATLRLDLTFTPNPESSAFVNGIEIVSMPDKLYLSEEGVEIKYVDRSFYLDSNTALENLYRLDVGGAITIAIEEDSGPTRGMFRRWSPDDDYVVYGDRGYKRNKEEPVINYTSKTPPYTAPPQVYISARTMTNISLSLEWGFPVDSGFYYLLRFHFCDFVFRKADDLSFSIKINNQTADIDVDVISSAGGPNIPIFRDYITWIPDDGNRGKQDLRLSLVPYIKPGTGYRSSLLNGLEIFKLNDTKGSFAASNPELKIESPPGSVAGNTLPKKKARVVTYTMVGSIIGVVVVVAAMIFLILRRQWKVKNSATSVTKSKWFPLSTSTVRTSRSGVSLPSDICRYFSIDEIKTATRNFDDNFVIGKGGFGNVYKGLIDNAATTVAIKRLNSTSRQGAREFLTEIEMLSRLRHLHLVSLIGYCDDDGEMILVYDYMTHGTLRDHIYNSDNSPLRWKQRLQICVGAATGLYYLHTGAKRSIIHRDVKSTNILLDGKWVAKVSDFGLSKVGPAAGSQAHVSTVVKGSLGYVDPEYYRTQQLTLKSDVYSFGVVLFEMLCARPPIMPTLPREQANLAEWAKFCYKNGTLDQIIDSNLKGQIAPECLTNFAEIGVACLSEKGIDRPSMNDIVWKLEFALQLQVSAEDRGEGMDDGFTAFSPSLPLLGIGASTTTDGDTFSRSKSSEFSSSSEKLKSADAFSEIMNPSGR